The Panicum hallii strain FIL2 chromosome 9, PHallii_v3.1, whole genome shotgun sequence genome has a window encoding:
- the LOC112877977 gene encoding protein SULFUR DEFICIENCY-INDUCED 2-like encodes MDQLLAMARPASPTAAAPHVAHKIPSGDGPYARAKHFQLVEKDLDASIAWFWKAINTGDKVDSALKDMAVVMKQRGYLAEAIDAVKSLRHLCPRQSQESLDNILLDLYKASGRTKEEIELLKHKLRKIYLGEAFHGKATKRARSHGRKIHVSVRQETSRVLGNLAWAYMQQRNFMAAEVVYRKAQMIDPDANKACNLALCLIEQSRLADAEVVLGDVLAGRYQARDQQDGKIVRKVEELLARIMARTSPPGGGRAGDDGRRGDDDDWVENEMLALLDVAVKQWAAPYRKSNRRLPVFEEISPICREQMAC; translated from the exons ATGGATCAGCTGCTCGCCATGGCTCGGCCGGCGAGCCCCACGGCGGCCGCGCCGCACGTCGCGCACAAGATCCCGTCCGGCGACGGGCCGTACGCGAGGGCCAAGCACTTCCAG CTGGTGGAGAAGGACCTGGACGCGTCGATCGCGTGGTTCTGGAAGGCGATCAACACGGGCGACAAGGTGGACAGCGCCCTCAAGGACATGGCCGTGGTGATGAAGCAGCGCGGGTACCTGGCCGAGGCCATCGACGCCGTCAAGTCGCTGCGCCACCTCTGCCCCCGGCAGTCGCAGGAGTCGCTCGACAACATCCTCCTCGACCTCTACAAGGCCAGCGGCCGGACCAAGGAGGAGATCGAGCTGCTCAAGCACAAGCTCCGCAAGATCTACCTCGGCGAGGCGTTCCACGGCAAGGCCACCAAGCGCGCCCGCTCGCACGGCCGCAAGATCCACGTCTCCGTCAGGCAAGAAACCTCGCGCGTCCTG GGCAACCTCGCGTGGGCGTACATGCAGCAGCGGAACTTcatggcggcggaggtggtgtACCGGAAGGCGCAGATGATCGACCCGGACGCCAACAAGGCGTGCAACCTCGCGCTCTGCCTCATCGAGCAGTCGCGGCTCGCCGACGCCGAGGTGGTCCTCGGCGACGTGCTCGCGGGGAGGTACCAGGCCCGCGACCAGCAGGACGGCAAGATCGTGCGGAAGGTGGAGGAGCTGCTGGCCCGGATCATGGCGCGGACGTCGCCaccgggcggcggccgtgctggCGACGACGGACGGCGCGGGGACGACGATGACTGGGTGGAGAACGAGATGTTGGCGCTGCTGGACGTGGCGGTGAAGCAGTGGGCGGCGCCGTACCGGAAGAGCAACAGGAGGCTGCCCGTCTTCGAGGAGATCTCGCCTATCTGCAGGGAGCAGATGGCTTGCTAG
- the LOC112877073 gene encoding putative vesicle-associated membrane protein 726, whose amino-acid sequence MGQQRTLVYSFVARGTTVLADHAEVSGNFASVAAQCLQKLPSNNNRFNYNCDGHTFNYHVHDGFTYCVVATESSGRQLPIGFIERVKEDFSKKYSGGKAKTANANGLKREYGPKLKEHMRYCDQHPEEIDKLAKVKAQVTEVKGVMMQNIEKVLDRGEKIELLVDKTEDLRSQAQDFRQQGTKIRRKMWWENMKMKLIVFGIVVALILLIVLTICKDFNCW is encoded by the exons ATGGGGCAGCAGCGCACGCTGGTCTACAGCTTCGTGGCGCGAGGCACCACTGTGCTAGCGGACCACGCCGAGGTCTCCGGCAACTTCGCCTCCGTCGCCGCGCAGTGCCTGCAGAAGCTCCCTTCCAACAACAATCGCTTCAACTACAACTGCGACGGGCACACATTCAACTACCACGTCCATGATGGATTCA CATACTGCGTCGTTGCTACTGAATCATCTGGCCGACAGCTTCCAATTGGCTTCATTGAGAGGGTCAAGGAAGATTTTTCCAAGAAATATAGCGGAGGGAAAGCTAAAACTGCTAATGCCAATGGCCTCAAGCGAGAATATGG GCCTAAACTTAAAGAGCACATGAGGTACTGCGACCAGCACCCTGAGGAGATTGACAAGCTTGCAAAAGTGAAGGCTCAAGTCACAGAGGTCAAGGGAGTAATGATGCAAAACATCGAAAAG GTGCTAGATCGTGGTGAGAAAATTGAACTGCTCGTTGATAAAACGGAGGATCTACGATCACAG GCACAAGACTTCAGGCAACAGGGAACAAAGATACGGCGGAAGATGTGGTGGGAGAATATGAAGATGAAGCTCATCGTTTTTGGCATCGTGGTTGCCCTGATCCTCCTCATTGTCTTGACAATCTGCAAGGACTTCAACTGCTGGTGA